The following are encoded in a window of Cytophagales bacterium genomic DNA:
- a CDS encoding T9SS type A sorting domain-containing protein yields MKKLTTLVLILVTGIITAKGQCTCNYSYSGTTDTLTFTNLSVVSNAHYYWNFGDGSGSNSVSPIHVFPDNGEYLVTLYGLDTVSNCVDRYESWITVIKSDTITCNVLFSDTIIGTYLQTTNLSTNCSGANTNCHVAGPAQNYCGSVGLGGWGSSLFLHGMRATTNDSINGYRILKEYYKTLPYQYTSAINYQNCSANFEVIIDYQIDGAIVTLTAMNKNATSYSFYLTGFGNPILLSGQSVSYLFPYVNYTKAKPWIVYLITNDNINSCSDTITQQILVKNPYYTFPISCAIYSQPQNQAAIIGSNAQFAISASANAYYRWQQDAGLGYVNLTNAGPYSGVYTDTLTISNVQLIMNNYNYHCIVYDSLGGCNNTSSSAVLTIPLGISEIELMNIKIYPNPATDILTLIFPNNKSNTEIEIYNLLGEKEIYSEATGQQTNIDIADLTAGIYFIKVKSDNKINRQKFIKQQNNR; encoded by the coding sequence ATGAAAAAACTTACGACATTAGTTCTAATTCTTGTAACAGGAATTATTACTGCAAAAGGACAATGCACTTGTAATTATTCTTATAGCGGAACAACTGACACGCTGACTTTTACTAATCTTTCAGTTGTTTCTAATGCGCATTACTATTGGAACTTTGGTGACGGTTCTGGTTCTAATTCAGTTTCTCCAATCCATGTTTTTCCGGACAACGGAGAATATTTGGTTACGCTATACGGACTTGACACAGTTTCAAATTGTGTAGACAGATATGAGAGTTGGATTACCGTTATAAAATCCGACACCATTACTTGTAATGTTTTATTTTCTGATACAATAATTGGAACATATCTTCAAACTACAAATTTATCTACAAATTGTTCAGGCGCTAATACTAATTGTCATGTTGCTGGACCTGCACAAAATTATTGTGGTTCGGTTGGGCTTGGTGGCTGGGGTTCTTCTTTATTTCTTCACGGGATGCGTGCAACTACAAATGACAGTATAAACGGATACAGAATTTTAAAGGAGTATTACAAGACACTTCCATACCAATATACTTCAGCTATTAATTATCAAAATTGCTCTGCAAACTTTGAAGTAATTATTGACTACCAAATAGATGGAGCGATTGTGACACTTACTGCTATGAATAAAAATGCAACGAGTTACAGTTTTTATTTGACAGGTTTTGGTAATCCAATTCTTCTTAGCGGACAATCTGTTTCATATTTATTTCCTTATGTTAACTATACAAAAGCCAAACCTTGGATTGTTTATCTCATTACGAACGACAATATTAACAGTTGTTCGGATACAATCACGCAACAAATTCTTGTTAAAAATCCATATTACACTTTTCCCATAAGTTGCGCTATTTACTCACAACCACAGAATCAAGCTGCAATTATAGGTTCAAATGCACAGTTTGCAATTTCAGCATCAGCTAATGCTTATTATAGGTGGCAACAAGATGCAGGATTAGGATATGTAAACTTAACAAATGCTGGGCCTTATAGTGGAGTGTATACCGACACCTTGACAATTTCTAACGTTCAATTAATTATGAACAACTACAACTATCATTGTATAGTTTATGATAGTTTAGGAGGTTGTAATAATACAAGTTCGTCTGCTGTGTTAACTATTCCACTCGGAATTTCTGAAATAGAATTGATGAATATTAAAATTTATCCTAATCCAGCAACAGATATTTTGACTTTAATATTTCCAAACAATAAATCAAACACAGAAATTGAGATTTACAATTTGCTCGGAGAAAAAGAAATTTATTCAGAAGCAACAGGACAGCAAACAAACATTGACATTGCAGATCTGACAGCAGGTATTTATTTTATTAAAGTAAAATCGGATAATAAAATAAACCGACAGAAGTTCATCAAACAACAAAACAACCGATAA
- a CDS encoding NAD(P)H-binding protein — protein sequence MENNSNNPSTFLIYGCNGYTGKLITEMAVKKGLKPILGGRNKDKVAELAKRHGLHHLVFDLEDEEKIENALNGRAKAVLHCAGPFSRTAKKMVKACLKTSVHYIDITGEMIIFETLQSYDEVAKEKQIMILPGAGFDVVPSDCLALYLKNKMSTTATHLDLAIMSRGGISQGTAQTIIENISKKGAIRLNGEILKVPHAYASRHDISFPFRNVIPSTRDDISTNYTGVTVPLGDLFSAYLSTGIPNITTYFIVKPAMVKWMKKINFLGWIFKNPLIHNFVKNRITKNQPGPTEEQRNTAQSYVWGEVRSVDSKQLAIDNKEKSEPVRAILKLPDAYKLTALTSLKIIEKILAGNFKAGYQTPATAYGEELIMEIEGVERVDM from the coding sequence TTGGAAAATAACAGCAATAACCCCAGTACCTTTCTCATCTACGGCTGTAATGGATACACCGGCAAATTGATCACCGAAATGGCTGTAAAAAAAGGTTTAAAGCCCATATTAGGAGGAAGAAATAAGGATAAAGTAGCAGAATTAGCCAAACGGCATGGCCTTCATCACTTGGTATTCGATCTTGAAGATGAAGAAAAGATAGAAAATGCTTTAAACGGCAGGGCCAAAGCTGTACTGCATTGTGCCGGGCCCTTTTCCCGTACTGCTAAAAAAATGGTAAAAGCCTGCCTGAAAACGTCTGTCCATTATATAGATATAACAGGTGAGATGATCATTTTTGAAACTTTGCAAAGCTATGATGAAGTTGCCAAAGAAAAACAAATAATGATCTTACCGGGAGCAGGATTTGATGTGGTTCCTTCGGATTGCCTGGCGCTCTATCTGAAAAACAAAATGTCCACGACCGCCACACATCTCGATTTGGCGATCATGTCAAGGGGTGGCATTTCGCAAGGCACAGCGCAAACCATTATTGAAAATATTTCAAAAAAAGGCGCCATAAGATTGAATGGAGAAATATTAAAAGTTCCCCACGCTTACGCATCCCGACATGACATTTCTTTTCCTTTTAGAAATGTCATCCCGAGTACTCGGGATGACATTTCGACAAATTATACAGGCGTAACCGTACCTTTAGGAGATCTTTTTTCAGCTTACCTCAGCACAGGCATTCCAAATATTACAACTTACTTTATTGTAAAACCCGCAATGGTCAAATGGATGAAGAAGATCAATTTTTTGGGTTGGATCTTTAAAAACCCATTGATACACAATTTTGTAAAAAACAGGATCACCAAAAATCAGCCTGGCCCGACTGAAGAACAAAGAAATACAGCGCAGAGTTATGTATGGGGAGAGGTTAGGTCAGTTGACAGTAAACAGTTGGCAATTGACAATAAAGAAAAAAGTGAACCTGTAAGAGCGATATTAAAATTACCTGACGCTTACAAATTAACGGCACTCACCTCCCTAAAAATAATAGAAAAAATCTTAGCGGGAAATTTTAAAGCGGGTTATCAAACTCCGGCAACAGCTTACGGTGAAGAGCTTATTATGGAGATTGAGGGGGTGGAGAGAGTGGATATGTAG
- a CDS encoding CoA transferase, protein MSTKPLHGVRIVDLTRLLPGPMCTLHLADMGADVIKIEDTKMGDYARSIPPMQKKNSSFFLAVNRNKRSVALDLAKEEGRQVFLKLSETADVIVESFRPGVVKKLGIDYETIKKVNPKIIYCSISGYGQTGPYRDKAGHDLNYCSNAGIIKPVGSRQLAVGNRQTPVPSIPNFQIGDIVGGSLNAAMGILAALIQQKTTGVGQYIDVSIFDGVLAHSVTALAHLKSIERLGFDTSDMLNGALHCYNIYETKDSRYIALAALEFKFWERFCEAVGRDDLTDSHMVSGDEAEKVYKELSELFKTKTLEQWMDHFKDIDCCISPVLSLSETIKNEQVVARNTVVIKEHPEEGDVIQFSLPLKFSSFEFEIKKPAPLHGEHTEEVLADLGYSKRKIEEWKIKNII, encoded by the coding sequence ATGTCAACCAAACCCCTCCATGGAGTTAGGATAGTAGACCTCACCCGGCTCCTGCCGGGCCCTATGTGCACCTTACACTTAGCCGATATGGGCGCTGATGTGATAAAAATTGAAGATACCAAAATGGGAGATTATGCCCGGTCAATCCCCCCTATGCAAAAGAAGAATTCCTCTTTTTTTTTAGCAGTCAACCGAAATAAACGCTCTGTAGCGCTCGACCTGGCAAAGGAAGAAGGCAGACAAGTGTTTCTTAAATTATCTGAAACTGCAGATGTGATCGTAGAGAGCTTTCGTCCGGGAGTGGTAAAGAAACTCGGCATTGACTACGAAACCATTAAAAAAGTTAACCCCAAAATAATTTATTGCTCTATCTCAGGCTATGGGCAAACGGGACCTTACCGGGATAAGGCAGGTCATGATCTAAACTACTGTTCCAATGCAGGTATTATTAAACCAGTTGGCAGTAGGCAGTTGGCAGTTGGCAATCGGCAAACCCCGGTACCTTCAATACCAAACTTTCAGATTGGTGACATTGTTGGTGGTTCACTAAATGCTGCAATGGGGATCCTGGCTGCCCTGATCCAGCAAAAAACAACCGGTGTAGGCCAGTATATTGATGTATCAATTTTTGACGGGGTTTTGGCGCATTCCGTCACCGCATTAGCACACTTAAAAAGCATAGAAAGACTGGGTTTTGATACCTCCGATATGCTAAATGGGGCTTTGCATTGCTATAACATTTATGAAACAAAAGATTCCCGGTATATTGCATTGGCAGCGCTGGAATTTAAATTCTGGGAACGCTTTTGTGAGGCTGTAGGGAGGGATGATCTTACTGATAGTCACATGGTTTCTGGTGACGAGGCAGAAAAAGTCTACAAAGAACTTTCTGAATTATTTAAGACCAAAACACTCGAACAATGGATGGATCATTTCAAAGATATTGATTGCTGCATATCCCCGGTGCTATCATTATCTGAAACCATAAAAAATGAACAGGTCGTGGCAAGAAATACAGTAGTTATTAAAGAACATCCTGAAGAAGGAGACGTTATCCAGTTTTCTTTGCCGTTAAAATTTAGTAGTTTTGAATTTGAAATTAAGAAACCAGCGCCTTTGCATGGAGAGCATACGGAGGAAGTTTTAGCTGATCTGGGATATTCGAAAAGAAAGATTGAAGAGTGGAAAATTAAAAATATTATTTAA
- a CDS encoding bile acid:sodium symporter family protein produces the protein MESSIITDVFLPAALAIIMLGMGLALVMDDFKRVVLYPKAVALGLTNQLILLPLIGFLFAWLFPLKPELAVGIMILAASPGGVTSNLISHVSKGDTALSITLTAISSLFTIITIPFIINFALDYFMTGGEVIKLDVPKTILTILLITVVPVSIGMLIRHFAPGFAEKMNKPVKIMSVVFLALIIAGLLLKEKENVVYYFKQVGLVVLALNVTTMLAGFYTAKLFKLNLPQSITISIESGIQNGTLAIFIALSILHNSQMSITPAIYSLIMFVTGGFMMFYFGLRAHGSRQ, from the coding sequence ATGGAATCAAGCATTATCACAGACGTTTTTCTTCCGGCAGCCTTAGCTATCATCATGCTGGGGATGGGATTAGCCCTGGTGATGGATGATTTTAAAAGGGTAGTGTTGTATCCTAAGGCAGTTGCTCTTGGATTAACCAACCAGCTTATCCTTTTACCTTTAATAGGATTTCTTTTTGCCTGGTTATTTCCTTTAAAACCTGAATTAGCGGTGGGGATTATGATATTAGCCGCTTCACCGGGCGGTGTTACCTCGAATTTAATCAGCCATGTATCAAAGGGAGATACAGCTCTCTCCATTACTTTGACTGCCATAAGCAGCCTGTTCACAATTATTACCATTCCATTTATAATCAATTTTGCCCTGGATTATTTTATGACTGGAGGAGAGGTAATCAAATTAGATGTACCGAAAACCATCCTGACAATATTGCTGATCACTGTTGTACCGGTATCAATAGGGATGCTTATCCGCCACTTTGCACCGGGTTTTGCAGAAAAAATGAACAAACCCGTTAAGATTATGTCTGTGGTTTTTCTGGCTTTGATCATAGCTGGTCTTCTTCTAAAAGAAAAAGAAAACGTGGTTTATTATTTCAAACAAGTTGGATTGGTAGTCCTTGCCTTAAATGTTACAACCATGCTGGCAGGATTTTATACCGCAAAGTTGTTTAAATTGAATTTACCGCAGTCAATCACCATATCAATAGAATCAGGGATCCAAAACGGCACATTAGCTATATTTATCGCCCTTTCAATCCTTCACAACTCACAAATGTCTATCACACCCGCTATCTACAGCCTGATCATGTTTGTCACCGGTGGGTTTATGATGTTTTACTTCGGACTCAGAGCGCATGGCAGTAGACAATAG
- a CDS encoding ABC transporter ATP-binding protein: MKIIQTSNISRTYKMGSETIYALKSITIDIVKGDYVAFMGPSGSGKSTLMNIIGCLDTPTSGNYFLNQHKVSDLSENKLANIRNKEIGFIFQTFNLLPRSTALENVYLPLIYAGYKKADREEMAIRTLEDVGLKDRANHQPNELSGGERQRVAIARAMVNNPSILLADEPTGNLDSVTSYEIMDLFTELHKKGHTIIMVTHEEAISKFAHRIIKLKDGLIESDKANKEVKMLESEKE; encoded by the coding sequence ATGAAAATCATCCAAACATCCAACATTTCAAGGACCTATAAAATGGGCAGTGAGACTATTTATGCTTTAAAGTCTATTACCATTGATATAGTTAAAGGAGATTATGTAGCATTTATGGGACCTTCGGGTTCAGGAAAATCAACTTTAATGAATATTATTGGCTGCTTAGATACACCTACTTCAGGGAATTATTTTCTTAATCAGCATAAAGTCAGCGATTTAAGTGAAAACAAGCTTGCAAATATCCGCAACAAAGAAATAGGCTTTATATTTCAAACTTTTAATCTCTTACCCCGTTCCACTGCACTTGAGAACGTGTACCTGCCCCTCATTTATGCCGGGTATAAAAAGGCAGACAGAGAAGAAATGGCAATTAGAACGCTTGAAGATGTGGGCCTGAAAGACAGGGCAAATCACCAGCCCAATGAACTATCAGGCGGAGAAAGGCAAAGAGTAGCTATTGCCAGGGCAATGGTCAACAACCCTTCCATATTATTAGCTGATGAACCTACCGGTAATCTTGATTCAGTAACTTCCTACGAGATCATGGACCTGTTTACAGAATTACATAAAAAAGGTCATACCATTATAATGGTAACCCATGAAGAAGCAATTTCAAAATTTGCACACAGGATCATAAAATTGAAAGACGGGCTTATTGAATCAGATAAGGCTAACAAAGAGGTTAAAATGCTTGAATCAGAGAAGGAATGA
- a CDS encoding T9SS type A sorting domain-containing protein translates to IDSVVVTVNSLPIANAGTDASICIGSGTTLSASGGVSYNWSPTIGLSNPNIFDPVASPTSTTTYTVTVTDANSCVNIDSVVVTVNSLPVANAGTDVSICTGAGTTLSASGGVSYNWSPTTGLSNPNIFDPVASPTSTTTYTVTVTDANSCVNIDSVIVTVNSLPAANAGTDASICIGSGTTLSASGGVSYNWSPTTGLSDPNIFNPVASPTSTTTYTVTVTDANGCVDSDSVVVTLYPVIIISSEIPADVTTCGGSNGTITIIASGGTGTLSYSIDGGSTYPNTTGVFTNLSTGFYDVAVQDTNLCTQLGSTLIINEPSSISINSELPTDVTGCNSDSNATITINATGGTGTLIYSIDGGATYPNNTGLFTGLSAGSYNIAVQDSIGCTAIGSTLIINEPLILSISSEGTTDVTGCNGDSTGTITITANGGTGTLNYSIDGGATYPDSTGSFIGLSAGNYDIAVQDSNGCTAIGSTVMINEPAAISINSEVPTNVTTCGGSDGTITITASGGTGTLEYSVDNGITFPNTTGIFTGLTVGNYNVVVQDSNSCTVIGSTVTVNEPSTAIITSEVAMDITCNGLTDGTITIMATGGTGVLNYSIDGGTTFLNTTGIFTGLGAGSYNIAVQDSIGCTTAGSILIIFEPAATVLTTFSLPDTSSGSVGIAWVTVSGGTPPYSYLWDAAAGSQNTDTATSLSAGTYTVVVADSNGCIDSAVVTVSEVTGISNLQFSTFNFQVYPNPNNGNFEIMIEGLNETVELSMTDMLGKVVFFGVLNNENGVIKSTINTKYLPGGMYFVKITSSNNRHALIKKVTIY, encoded by the coding sequence ATAGATTCTGTAGTAGTAACGGTAAATTCTTTACCTATCGCCAACGCAGGAACTGACGCCAGTATTTGTATTGGATCTGGTACAACATTATCTGCAAGCGGGGGCGTGAGCTACAACTGGAGCCCTACAATAGGTTTGAGCAACCCTAACATCTTTGATCCGGTTGCCAGCCCGACATCAACAACCACTTATACGGTAACAGTAACGGATGCTAACAGTTGTGTAAATATAGATTCTGTTGTAGTAACAGTAAATTCTTTACCTGTCGCAAACGCAGGAACAGATGTAAGTATTTGTACCGGGGCAGGTACAACATTATCTGCTAGCGGGGGCGTGAGCTACAACTGGAGCCCTACAACAGGTTTGAGCAACCCTAACATCTTTGATCCGGTTGCCAGCCCAACATCAACCACCACTTATACGGTAACAGTAACGGATGCTAATAGTTGTGTAAATATAGATTCTGTAATAGTAACTGTAAATTCTTTACCTGCCGCCAACGCAGGAACTGACGCCAGTATTTGCATTGGATCAGGTACAACATTATCTGCAAGCGGGGGCGTGAGCTACAACTGGAGCCCTACAACAGGTTTGAGTGACCCCAATATCTTTAATCCGGTTGCCAGCCCGACATCAACCACTACTTACACGGTAACCGTAACAGATGCCAACGGTTGTGTAGATTCAGATTCAGTAGTAGTAACACTGTATCCGGTTATCATTATCAGTTCAGAAATACCGGCAGATGTTACTACTTGCGGAGGAAGTAATGGTACAATAACCATAATCGCATCAGGGGGTACCGGTACCTTAAGCTATTCCATAGACGGTGGAAGCACTTATCCAAATACAACAGGAGTTTTTACAAATTTGAGCACCGGCTTTTATGATGTAGCAGTACAGGATACTAATCTATGTACACAATTGGGCAGTACTTTAATTATCAATGAGCCGTCATCAATAAGCATCAATTCAGAGCTTCCAACAGATGTAACGGGTTGTAATAGTGATAGCAATGCAACGATCACAATAAACGCAACTGGTGGTACAGGAACATTAATTTATTCAATAGACGGAGGAGCCACCTATCCGAACAACACAGGTCTTTTTACAGGTTTAAGTGCAGGATCCTACAATATAGCGGTACAGGATTCAATTGGCTGTACGGCAATCGGAAGCACCTTAATTATCAATGAGCCGTTGATACTTAGTATCAGTTCGGAAGGAACAACAGATGTAACCGGTTGTAACGGGGATAGCACTGGAACGATCACAATAACAGCAAATGGCGGTACCGGAACATTAAATTATTCAATAGATGGAGGAGCCACCTATCCGGATAGTACAGGATCTTTTATAGGTTTAAGTGCAGGAAACTACGATATAGCAGTACAGGATTCAAACGGCTGTACAGCAATTGGAAGTACGGTAATGATCAACGAACCGGCAGCAATCAGCATTAATTCAGAGGTTCCAACAAATGTAACAACCTGCGGGGGTAGTGACGGAACAATAACAATAACGGCTTCCGGAGGAACAGGTACGCTGGAATACTCCGTAGATAACGGTATTACATTTCCAAATACTACGGGTATCTTTACCGGATTAACCGTGGGTAATTATAATGTAGTGGTTCAGGATTCAAATAGCTGTACCGTTATTGGAAGTACAGTAACGGTCAATGAGCCATCCACAGCTATAATAACTTCAGAAGTAGCAATGGATATCACCTGCAATGGCTTGACTGATGGAACGATCACAATTATGGCAACAGGAGGAACTGGTGTTTTAAATTACTCAATAGATGGGGGTACCACATTTTTAAATACCACTGGAATATTTACAGGTTTGGGAGCCGGCTCTTATAATATAGCCGTACAGGATTCCATCGGTTGTACCACTGCCGGTAGTATATTAATCATCTTTGAACCGGCAGCCACTGTTTTAACAACATTTTCACTCCCTGATACTTCAAGTGGTTCTGTAGGTATTGCCTGGGTAACAGTATCAGGAGGCACCCCACCCTATTCATATCTATGGGATGCAGCAGCAGGTTCACAAAATACTGATACTGCTACCAGCTTGTCAGCAGGCACTTATACAGTTGTTGTTGCTGACAGCAATGGCTGTATAGACAGTGCTGTTGTTACAGTTTCTGAAGTTACAGGAATTTCCAATCTTCAATTTTCAACCTTCAATTTTCAGGTTTATCCCAATCCGAACAACGGTAATTTTGAGATCATGATTGAAGGGCTAAATGAAACCGTTGAATTATCAATGACAGATATGCTGGGTAAGGTTGTATTCTTTGGTGTTTTGAATAATGAAAATGGTGTTATTAAATCAACAATTAACACCAAATATCTACCAGGGGGAATGTATTTTGTCAAAATTACTTCTTCAAACAACCGGCATGCTTTAATTAAAAAAGTAACAATCTATTGA
- a CDS encoding acyl-CoA dehydrogenase, whose amino-acid sequence MIPRTLFTEEHDLVRKSISDFFQKEIVPFHDQWETDGHISRDAWLKTGEAGFLCTEIPEEYGGSGLNFLYSTILIEELCKTGCTGPGFAVHSDIVTPYILHQGTEAQKKKWLPKMAAGEVISAIAMSEPGAGSDLQAIKTTAIKQGDDYIVNGSKTFITNGYMSDLVVVVVKTDPKAEAKGISLLLMESGMEKPPLVPPKGGNKKSSRVLGRDLGGLLMEGFTKGKPLKKIGMKAQDTCELFFDNVKVPQTNLLGKEGEGFAYLMQELPQERLLVGIIAVVVAETALEKTIQYTKDRAAFGRPIAKFQNTRFKLAEMATEIQIGRTFVDKCIELHLKHELDAPTAAMVKYAMSDLQCKVVDECLQFHGGYGYMWEYWIARAYADSRAQRIYAGANEIMKEIIARKIIDNS is encoded by the coding sequence ATGATCCCACGCACACTTTTCACAGAAGAACATGATCTTGTAAGAAAAAGCATTAGTGATTTTTTTCAAAAAGAGATCGTCCCTTTTCACGACCAATGGGAAACAGACGGTCATATTTCACGGGACGCCTGGCTTAAAACCGGTGAAGCGGGTTTTTTATGCACTGAGATACCTGAGGAATATGGTGGAAGCGGTTTGAATTTTCTTTACAGCACCATTCTCATAGAAGAGCTTTGCAAAACAGGCTGCACCGGACCGGGTTTTGCGGTTCATTCTGATATCGTTACTCCCTACATTCTGCATCAGGGCACTGAGGCACAAAAGAAAAAATGGCTCCCGAAAATGGCAGCCGGTGAGGTGATAAGCGCTATTGCCATGTCAGAACCAGGAGCCGGCAGTGACCTGCAGGCAATCAAAACCACGGCAATAAAACAAGGAGATGATTATATTGTAAACGGCTCTAAAACTTTTATAACCAATGGTTATATGTCAGACCTGGTGGTGGTGGTTGTCAAAACTGATCCCAAAGCCGAAGCTAAAGGGATCAGTCTGTTACTGATGGAATCCGGGATGGAGAAGCCCCCCTTAGTCCCCCCGAAGGGGGGAAACAAAAAGTCCTCCCGAGTACTCGGAAGGGATTTAGGGGGGCTTCTGATGGAAGGTTTTACAAAGGGCAAGCCCTTAAAAAAGATAGGCATGAAAGCCCAGGATACCTGTGAGCTGTTTTTTGACAATGTAAAAGTGCCCCAAACCAATCTGCTTGGCAAAGAGGGGGAAGGATTTGCTTATTTAATGCAGGAGCTGCCGCAGGAAAGATTGCTGGTAGGTATTATAGCTGTGGTAGTGGCAGAAACTGCACTTGAAAAGACCATTCAATACACAAAAGATAGAGCCGCTTTTGGAAGGCCGATTGCAAAATTTCAGAACACCCGTTTCAAATTAGCCGAAATGGCTACCGAGATCCAGATCGGAAGAACCTTTGTTGATAAATGCATCGAACTGCACCTCAAACATGAACTGGACGCTCCAACTGCTGCTATGGTAAAATATGCTATGTCTGATCTGCAGTGCAAAGTGGTAGATGAATGCCTGCAATTTCATGGTGGATATGGCTATATGTGGGAATATTGGATAGCCCGCGCCTATGCCGACAGCCGGGCGCAAAGGATTTATGCGGGGGCGAATGAGATTATGAAGGAGATTATTGCCAGGAAGATAATAGACAATAGTTAG
- a CDS encoding tetratricopeptide repeat protein — translation MQFPEKSNNCSFIIAPCSAKRRGYAPCALAKVFIGIIFFLSSSTLLANNTVTDSLLHELQKAKEACPDCAGDTTVVKILNKLCWEYKSNDPATALQYGWQALSLAKQLLTPGKSDENDAIKRGIATSLNNIGQVNSLQGNYEKAMDYLLQSLKMREEMNNKKGIAVCLNNIGGVYYHQGNQQKTIEYFLQALKILEKLGDRQRTITCLNNIGGVYYSQTNYEKAIEYYLKSLIIAEELGLKKEIALLSNNIGAVYKEQTGMLTTQKLRKPSFKKTLKYYFKALKANEKSDNKHWMSINLNNIAEVYSEQENYNKAIEYTQRSLNIVIEIGAKEQIKHAWHILAETYARQGHYKKAYEYYQLYSEIKDSLLNENSFKRIAEMQAQYESEKKITFLKKEKELQAIKLKQRTTQRNVLIIGFGLVIILALVVFIAYRQSKIAAQQKAQRQIEKHLHEIDLLRANINMEFPQSAQKFKVTINQEELNRYLLNPMTERELDVLYLISDGKTNKEIADKLYVSVNTIKTHILKIYEKLDVRNRTQAVVKAGGLDILNNKIS, via the coding sequence ATGCAATTTCCTGAAAAGTCAAATAATTGTAGCTTTATCATTGCACCATGCTCCGCAAAGAGGCGGGGCTATGCGCCATGCGCCTTAGCAAAGGTATTTATCGGAATTATATTTTTTTTATCTTCCTCTACCTTACTTGCTAACAATACTGTAACAGACAGCCTTCTACATGAACTCCAAAAAGCCAAAGAAGCCTGCCCCGATTGTGCAGGAGACACCACAGTTGTAAAAATCTTAAATAAACTATGCTGGGAATACAAAAGCAATGACCCGGCAACAGCCCTTCAATACGGATGGCAGGCGCTGTCTCTTGCTAAACAATTACTAACTCCTGGCAAAAGTGATGAGAATGATGCAATCAAACGGGGAATAGCAACGAGCTTGAATAATATCGGACAGGTCAACAGCCTGCAAGGTAACTACGAAAAAGCCATGGACTATCTGCTGCAATCACTAAAAATGAGAGAGGAAATGAATAATAAAAAAGGAATTGCAGTATGTTTGAATAATATTGGAGGCGTATATTATCATCAAGGCAACCAACAAAAAACCATAGAGTATTTCCTTCAAGCGCTAAAAATATTGGAAAAACTCGGAGATAGACAAAGAACTATTACATGTTTGAATAATATCGGGGGTGTTTATTACTCGCAAACCAACTACGAAAAAGCCATAGAATATTACCTAAAATCCTTGATCATTGCTGAAGAATTAGGACTAAAAAAGGAAATTGCATTACTTTCAAATAATATTGGCGCTGTTTACAAGGAACAAACAGGAATGCTCACTACACAAAAGCTACGGAAACCTAGCTTCAAAAAGACTCTTAAATATTATTTTAAAGCTTTGAAAGCTAATGAAAAATCAGATAACAAACATTGGATGTCAATCAACCTGAATAATATAGCGGAAGTATATTCAGAACAAGAGAATTATAATAAAGCAATTGAATACACTCAAAGAAGCCTGAATATTGTGATAGAAATAGGTGCAAAAGAACAAATAAAACATGCCTGGCACATCCTTGCAGAGACTTATGCCAGACAAGGCCATTACAAAAAAGCTTATGAATACTACCAATTATATTCTGAAATAAAAGATTCACTGTTAAACGAAAACAGCTTTAAGCGAATAGCAGAAATGCAAGCCCAGTATGAAAGTGAAAAAAAAATAACGTTTCTAAAAAAAGAGAAGGAACTACAGGCTATAAAGCTCAAACAACGAACCACACAGCGCAACGTATTGATTATTGGTTTTGGATTGGTAATAATATTAGCATTAGTAGTATTTATAGCTTACCGGCAAAGTAAAATTGCCGCTCAACAAAAAGCACAAAGGCAAATAGAAAAGCATCTTCATGAAATTGATCTTTTGCGGGCAAACATCAATATGGAATTTCCTCAATCTGCTCAAAAATTTAAAGTTACAATAAACCAGGAAGAATTGAACAGGTATCTTTTAAATCCAATGACCGAAAGAGAATTGGATGTGTTATATTTAATTTCAGATGGAAAAACCAACAAAGAGATAGCAGATAAATTATACGTGTCTGTTAATACTATTAAGACCCATATTCTGAAAATTTACGAAAAACTTGATGTCAGAAACAGAACCCAGGCTGTTGTGAAAGCAGGTGGTTTGGATATACTAAATAATAAGATTTCTTAA